In Rosa chinensis cultivar Old Blush chromosome 1, RchiOBHm-V2, whole genome shotgun sequence, a genomic segment contains:
- the LOC112181603 gene encoding methionine aminopeptidase 2B, protein MWSHRNPQGNTNRQAGGSKGFAKTQKVFVPKNQGQNRPRSPKSPNSTLSASLRQSLSQPSNAEVSSATASAPPESSSSSSRVRMGERGEWVSTKGNFVNYLPQDEAVSASLGADEGGLDAVESQRVVDLLNRELSRLLKLNPKEFWKQDVSKKKKKNKSKKKKSQAEHTDPQSLSGQTDPQSTTRQTAPQSTSRQTDPPSIPLIDLFPHGEFPEGEIQQYRDDNLWRTTSEEKRELESLEKLLYNSVRRAAEVRRQVRKYIRGILKPGMLMTDLCETLENTVCKLISENGLEAGIAFPTGCSMNWSLELMCVFVMLVLQSKKSWNHMRLK, encoded by the exons ATGTGGAGTCACCGAAACCCTCAAGGCAACACCAATAGGCAAGCCGGAGGAAGCAAGGGTTTCGCCAAAACCCAAAAGGTCTTTGTCCCCAAAAATCAAGGCCAGAATCGTCCCAGAAGCCCTAAATCCCCAAATTCCACTCTCTCTGCCTCTCTTCGGCAATCACTGTCCCAGCCGTCCAATGCCGAAGTTTCAAGTGCTACTGCTTCTGCGCCGCCGgagagtagtagtagtagtagtagggTTCGGATGGGAGAGAGAGGCGAGTGGGTGTCGACCAAGGGAAATTTTGTGAATTACTTGCCCCAAGATGAGGCGGTTTCCGCTAGCCTAGGCGCCGATGAAGGTGGATTAGATGCCGTAGAGTCTCAGAGAGTCGTCGATCTTCTCAATAGAGAGCTTTCTCGATTGCTCAAGCTAAACCCTAAGGAATTTTGGAAACAAG ATgtttcaaaaaagaagaagaaaaataagagcaa gaaaaaaaaatcacaggCAGAGCATACTGATCCACAATCTTTAAGTGGGCAAACTGATCCACAATCTACCACTAGGCAAACTGCTCCACAATCTACAAGTAGGCAAACTGATCCACCATCCATTCCTCTTATTGATCTGTTCCCACATGGGGAGTTTCCTGAGGGCGAAATTCAACAATACAGAGATGA CAACTTGTGGAGGACTACTTCTGAAGAGAAGAGGGAGTTGGAGAGCCTTGAAAAACTATTATATAATTCAGTTCGTCGAGCTGCAGAAGTTCGTCGCCAG GTACGGAAATACATCAGAGGGATTTTAAAGCCTGGAATGTTGATGACTGATTTGTGTGAGACTTTGGAGAACACAGTCTGTAAGTTAATATCCGAGAATGGCCTGGAAGCAGGCATTGCATTCCCCACAGGATGCTCTATGAATTG GAGTCTAGAATTGATGTGCGTCTTTGTGATGTTGGTGCTGCAATCCAAGAAGTCATGGAATCATATGAGGTTGAAATAA